In Syngnathoides biaculeatus isolate LvHL_M chromosome 5, ASM1980259v1, whole genome shotgun sequence, the following are encoded in one genomic region:
- the osgin2 gene encoding oxidative stress-induced growth inhibitor 2 isoform X2, with translation MPLLEETTQPQPHPPILPVVIIGNGPSGICLSYLLSGNKPYLDPTTVHPNPILYRKLQETKHLAITEQDLEYLSEGLEGRSRNPVAVLFDSLLHPNADFGYEYPPVVQWRRDKQQHIPHLVLGRATPGGAWHAMEGSMLTISLGIWMELPGVNYRDLISGKRRDATSDRATPEEISSYYRNYVKLKGLQKNFVDNTSVTSVQRLCRDQKIENLENGHTCLRDQTVDDGGNDSFEGNGIECIRDGGLGPLWEIRGYQQVQNNAHAPFCLFAENVVLATGASDSPIRLNVDGEDLPFVFHSVSEMGLAISLHKLDTTSDPILIVGAGLSAADAVLCACNCNVRVLHVFRKSVDDPDLIFKQLPKTLYPEYHKVYNMMCSQTYKNVVPSSSSNRAQTMCTASSVCAKMCRKPQLATANMANNASISLFSDYTSFPGHCVVSLESDKRCLLQGNNSLRAFKISMALVLIGTNPNLFFFKGQGQYLGRDPTKPISCKHNPIDIHPYTFECTREPGLFAMGPLVGDNFVRFLKGGALGIASCLLKRLNKKGKLISNGENTLIGND, from the exons AtgcctcttctggaagaaaCCACTCAACCACAACCGCACCCACCCATTCTTCCAGTCGTCATCATAG GCAATGGGCCATCGGGTATTTGTCTGTCATACCTGCTCAGTGGCAACAAGCCATATCTCGACCCGACAACAGTCCACCCAAACCCAATACTATATAGAAAACTGCAGGAGACCAAACACCTAGCCATCACTGAACAG GACCTAGAATATTTGAGTGAAGGTCTTGAGGGACGGTCAAGGAACCCCGTGGCTGTGCTGTTTGACTCCCTACTGCACCCAAATGCTGATTTTGGTTATGAGTACCCTCCCGTGGTTCAGTGGAGGAGGGACAAGCAACAACACATCCCACATCTTGTTTTAGGGAGAGCAACGCCTGGAGGAGCCTGGCAT GCAATGGAAGGTTCCATGCTAACAATAAGTCTTGGCATCTGGATGGAGCTTCCTGGGGTAAACTACAGAGACCTGATCAGTGGAAAACGAAG GGATGCCACCAGTGACAGGGCCACCCCTGAAGAGATCTCATCCTATTACCGCAATTATGTGAAGCTAAAAGGCCTCCAAAAGAATTTTGTTGACaacacctcagtgacctcagtCCAAAGACTCTGCAGGGACCAAAAGATTGAGAATCTGGAAAATGGACATACTTGTCTTCGAGACCAAACTGTGGATGATGGTGGAAATGACAGCTTTGAGGGAAATGGTATAGAATGTATTCGTGATGGGGGACTTGGGCCACTCTGGGAAATAAGGGGATACCAACAAGTGCAGAACAACGCTCACGCCCCCTTCTGTCTGTTTGCGGAGAATGTAGTCCTTGccactggtgcatctgattcaccAATTCGATTAAATGTGGACGGGGAGGACCTACCCTTTGTGTTCCATAGCGTCTCAGAAATGGGGTTGGCTATTAGTCTGCATAAACTGGACACAACATCAGATCCAATATTAATAGTCGGTGCCGGTTTAAGTGCCGCAGATGCAGTTCTGTGTGCTTGCAACTGCAATGTTAGAGTGCTGCATGTCTTTCGAAAGAGCGTTGATGACCCTGACCTCATCTTCAAACAGTTGCCTAAGACCTTGTACCCAGAGTATCACAAAGTCTACAACATGATGTGCTCTCAGACCTACAAAAATGTGGTTCCCTCATCTTCTTCAAACAGAGCTCAGACAATGTGTACTGCTTCTTCAGTTTGTGCCAAGATGTGCCGCAAGCCACAGTTGGCCACAGCTAACATGGCCAATAACGCCAGCATCAGCCTCTTTTCAGACTACACGAGTTTCCCCGGACACTGCGTGGTGTCCTTGGAGTCAGATAAGAGGTGCTTGCTACAGGGGAACAATTCCCTGAGGGCGTTTAAGATCTCCATGGCCCTGGTTCTGATTGGAACCAAccccaatttatttttctttaaggGCCAGGGCCAGTATCTGGGTCGAGATCCCACAAAGCCCATATCCTGCAAACATAACCCAATTGACATCCACCCGTACACCTTTGAGTGTACTAGGGAGCCTGGGCTGTTTGCTATGGGCCCACTGGTGGGAGACAATTTTGTCCGCTTTTTGAAAGGCGGTGCCTTAGGCATCGCCTCCTGCCTTCTGAAGAGACTCAACAAGAAAGGGAAGCTGATTAGCAATGGAGAAAACACGTTAATTGGAAATGACTAA
- the osgin2 gene encoding oxidative stress-induced growth inhibitor 2 isoform X1: protein MRPGNIFISFQILEVNTGGGVDIEQMSSLRTPCSPGVGTSMPDLAQTPAMPLLEETTQPQPHPPILPVVIIGNGPSGICLSYLLSGNKPYLDPTTVHPNPILYRKLQETKHLAITEQDLEYLSEGLEGRSRNPVAVLFDSLLHPNADFGYEYPPVVQWRRDKQQHIPHLVLGRATPGGAWHAMEGSMLTISLGIWMELPGVNYRDLISGKRRDATSDRATPEEISSYYRNYVKLKGLQKNFVDNTSVTSVQRLCRDQKIENLENGHTCLRDQTVDDGGNDSFEGNGIECIRDGGLGPLWEIRGYQQVQNNAHAPFCLFAENVVLATGASDSPIRLNVDGEDLPFVFHSVSEMGLAISLHKLDTTSDPILIVGAGLSAADAVLCACNCNVRVLHVFRKSVDDPDLIFKQLPKTLYPEYHKVYNMMCSQTYKNVVPSSSSNRAQTMCTASSVCAKMCRKPQLATANMANNASISLFSDYTSFPGHCVVSLESDKRCLLQGNNSLRAFKISMALVLIGTNPNLFFFKGQGQYLGRDPTKPISCKHNPIDIHPYTFECTREPGLFAMGPLVGDNFVRFLKGGALGIASCLLKRLNKKGKLISNGENTLIGND from the exons TGCCTGATCTGGCCCAGACTCCAGCCAtgcctcttctggaagaaaCCACTCAACCACAACCGCACCCACCCATTCTTCCAGTCGTCATCATAG GCAATGGGCCATCGGGTATTTGTCTGTCATACCTGCTCAGTGGCAACAAGCCATATCTCGACCCGACAACAGTCCACCCAAACCCAATACTATATAGAAAACTGCAGGAGACCAAACACCTAGCCATCACTGAACAG GACCTAGAATATTTGAGTGAAGGTCTTGAGGGACGGTCAAGGAACCCCGTGGCTGTGCTGTTTGACTCCCTACTGCACCCAAATGCTGATTTTGGTTATGAGTACCCTCCCGTGGTTCAGTGGAGGAGGGACAAGCAACAACACATCCCACATCTTGTTTTAGGGAGAGCAACGCCTGGAGGAGCCTGGCAT GCAATGGAAGGTTCCATGCTAACAATAAGTCTTGGCATCTGGATGGAGCTTCCTGGGGTAAACTACAGAGACCTGATCAGTGGAAAACGAAG GGATGCCACCAGTGACAGGGCCACCCCTGAAGAGATCTCATCCTATTACCGCAATTATGTGAAGCTAAAAGGCCTCCAAAAGAATTTTGTTGACaacacctcagtgacctcagtCCAAAGACTCTGCAGGGACCAAAAGATTGAGAATCTGGAAAATGGACATACTTGTCTTCGAGACCAAACTGTGGATGATGGTGGAAATGACAGCTTTGAGGGAAATGGTATAGAATGTATTCGTGATGGGGGACTTGGGCCACTCTGGGAAATAAGGGGATACCAACAAGTGCAGAACAACGCTCACGCCCCCTTCTGTCTGTTTGCGGAGAATGTAGTCCTTGccactggtgcatctgattcaccAATTCGATTAAATGTGGACGGGGAGGACCTACCCTTTGTGTTCCATAGCGTCTCAGAAATGGGGTTGGCTATTAGTCTGCATAAACTGGACACAACATCAGATCCAATATTAATAGTCGGTGCCGGTTTAAGTGCCGCAGATGCAGTTCTGTGTGCTTGCAACTGCAATGTTAGAGTGCTGCATGTCTTTCGAAAGAGCGTTGATGACCCTGACCTCATCTTCAAACAGTTGCCTAAGACCTTGTACCCAGAGTATCACAAAGTCTACAACATGATGTGCTCTCAGACCTACAAAAATGTGGTTCCCTCATCTTCTTCAAACAGAGCTCAGACAATGTGTACTGCTTCTTCAGTTTGTGCCAAGATGTGCCGCAAGCCACAGTTGGCCACAGCTAACATGGCCAATAACGCCAGCATCAGCCTCTTTTCAGACTACACGAGTTTCCCCGGACACTGCGTGGTGTCCTTGGAGTCAGATAAGAGGTGCTTGCTACAGGGGAACAATTCCCTGAGGGCGTTTAAGATCTCCATGGCCCTGGTTCTGATTGGAACCAAccccaatttatttttctttaaggGCCAGGGCCAGTATCTGGGTCGAGATCCCACAAAGCCCATATCCTGCAAACATAACCCAATTGACATCCACCCGTACACCTTTGAGTGTACTAGGGAGCCTGGGCTGTTTGCTATGGGCCCACTGGTGGGAGACAATTTTGTCCGCTTTTTGAAAGGCGGTGCCTTAGGCATCGCCTCCTGCCTTCTGAAGAGACTCAACAAGAAAGGGAAGCTGATTAGCAATGGAGAAAACACGTTAATTGGAAATGACTAA
- the nbn gene encoding nibrin has product MWILSPVEHGGQTHYLLSAKEYVVGRKNCDILLPNDQSISRFHAHLIVTDQTLTLRDTSKYGTSINSQPLPENTPVTLKSGDNITFGVFLSKFSVDYLKPVVCSSCLDNDGKAVLSQAVQVFGGKLVSLWTQDCTHLVMPSVKVTIKTICALLCGCPIVKPDFFSELSTAAQQKLPLPQAERFIPDIDEPSLINEDVNLEPDLRRKGIFAGTTFIFLTSKQLKRLGAAVSFGGGTSRLLEEGSLPRDLLESPQSCVVDFTAGNSQPILPASTIDWHNSVKNLVQRKGFRVITESEIGLAVMYASRDIYCNPSSLIKGTVTKTMSRIPSESLSQNVVDETVLPAASQNITAYAVNTETSQMTEHSAERGNTALRKTQEKRQNHSTFLPNGPKATTQKMSTHCIVANSPSFSTTENAHSQMKKLESKVAGQDINIATFQPPLERSTGGKKTFEPKKFPQKKQISPQVSPQKQATMTSFFKPVNKKRPLDEELSVVMSEPKRPVLESDINVQVAETFPASKDAPSCSNKGLAAPSQTPTDSENDLFIGRGAALSHMKRKRKELEEEIDMVELESIMSESMDSLEESFSVSKSPQALNHSEWMSKDKEALSKKQRVAHENDDNRIERSPLELVEELVPCQPHHSEHKIVSSTTEKLHPSTERMSSKFSCGSTSQHVEANRDSSKEVSGHFKGDEGTGLHLMKPVDVKQETKNTQLDEDLPKKLILVEFRSLTVNVLPKTKLQQVHTNGFVNNFKHFRKMRMPGTENSAHIIRGADLLAHNRGKNSELDEWLKDAEEDERQSRLEESEGDNLFRYNPSKLTKKR; this is encoded by the exons ATGTGGATTTTGAGTCCAGTGGAGCACGGAG GTCAGACCCATTATCTCCTCTCCGCTAAAGAATATGTGGTGGGTCGCAAGAACTGTGACATCCTGCTGCCCAATGACCAGTCGATCAGCAGATTTCATGCCCACCTGATCGTTACTGATCAG ACCCTGACCCTGAGGGACACCTCCAAGTACGGTACCTCCATAAACAGCCAACCCCTACCAGAGAACACTCCAGTCACCCTCAAGTCAGGGGACAACATTACATTTGGAGTTTTTCTATCCAAATTCAG TGTGGATTATCTGAAGCCAGTGGTGTGTTCTTCTTGTTTGGACAATGACGGCAAAGCAGTACTTTCTCAGGCTGTGCAGGTCTTTGGAGGTAAGCTGGTGAGCTTGTGGACTCAAGACTGCACCCACTTGGTCATGCCTTCTGTTAAAGTCACCATCAAG ACGATATGTGCTCTGCTGTGTGGCTGTCCCATTGTGAAGCCGGATTTCTTCTCAGAGCTCAGCACAGCCGCTCAACAGAAGCTGCCCCTTCCTCAAGCTGAGAG ATTCATCCCTGACATTGATGAGCCCAGCTTGATTAATGAAGACGTGAACCTGGAGCCAGATCTCAGGCGCAAGGGGATTTTTGCAGGAACAActttcattttcctcacaaGCAAGCAG CTCAAGCGTCTTGGTGCAGCAGTGAGTTTTGGAGGTGGGACGAGCCGACTCCTGGAGGAGGGCTCCCTGCCCCGTGACCTCCTGGAGTCCCCACAGAGCTGTGTGGTGGATTTTACTGCTGGCAACTCCCAACCAATCCTTCCAGCTTCAACCATAGATTGGCATAATTCTGTAAAAAACCTAGTTCAAAG GAAAGGCTTTCGAGTCATCACAGAGTCTGAAATTGGATTGGCTGTCATGTACGCCTCACGTGACATTTACTGCAACCCTTCCAGTCTAATTAAAGGCACAG TGACAAAGACGATGTCAAGAATTCCCAGTGAATCTCTCTCCCAAAATGTGGTGGATGAAACCGTTTTACCTGCAGCATCACAAAACATCACAGCATACGCAGTCAACACAGAGACGTCGCAAAT GACAGAGCACTCCGCGGAAAGGGGAAATACAGCGCTGAGAAAGACTCAGGAGAAAAGGCAGAATCACAGCACCTTTCTTCCAAATGGCCCTAAAGCCACTACCCAGAAGATGAGCACTCACTGCATTGTGGCCAATTCACCATCGTTCAGTACAACAGAAAACGCACATTCCCAGATGAAGAAACTAGAGTCCAAAGTGGCAG GCCAGGACATTAACATAGCAACTTTTCAGCCTCCTTTGGAAAGGTCCACTGGTGGTAAGAAGACATTCGAGCCCAAGAAATTTCCtcagaaaaaacaaatctctccACAAGTTTCCCCACAGAAACAAGCAACAATGACCAGCTTTTTTAAACCGGTCAACAAGAAAAG gcctTTGGACGAGGAGCTCTCCGTCGTCATGTCAGAACCAAAGCGTCCTGTACTTGAATCTGACATCAACGTTCAGGTGGCAGAGACCTTTCCGGCATCCAAAGATGCTCCCTCGTGTTCAAACAAAGGCCTCGCGGCCCCTTCCCAGACACCTACGGACTCCGAAAATGATCTTTTCATCGGTCGTGGGGCAGCTTTGTCCCACATGAAACGAAagaggaaggagctggaagaagaaATAGATATGGTCGAATTGGAGTCCATAATGTCTGAGAGTATGGACTCCTTGGAGGAGTCTTTTTCAGTCAGCAAATCCCCGCAAGCGCTCAATCATTCTGAATGGATGTCAAAAGACAAAGAGGCTTTGAGTAAGAAGCAACGAGTAGCCCATGAAAATGATGACAACAGGATCGAAAGGTCACCGTTGGAATTGGTAGAAGAGCTGGTCCCATGTCAGCCTCACCACAGTGAGCACAAAATTGTCTCCAGTACGACTGAGAAGCTTCATCCATCAACAGAGAGAATGAGTAGCAAATTTTCATGTGGCAGCACAAGTCAGCATGTTGAAGCTAACAGAGACTCCTCCAAAGAG GTGTCAGGCCACTTCAAAGGAGATGAGGGGACTGGACTTCACCTCATGAAACCTGTTGATGTGAAACAGGAGACCAAA AACACACAACTGGATGAAGACCTCCCTAAAAAGCTGATTTTGGTGGAATTTAGATCCCTCACAGTGAACGTACTCCCCAAAACTAAACTACAGCAGGTGCACACCAACGGTTTTGTGAACAACTTCAAACATTTCCGCAAG ATGCGGATGCCCGGGACTGAGAACTCCGCACACATCATCAGGGGGGCTGATCTGCTGGCTCACAACCGTGGCAAGAATTCCGAACTCGATGAATGGCTGAAGGATGCAGAGGAG gaCGAGCGGCAGAGCAGACTGGAGGAGAGTGAAGGAGATAACCTCTTTAG gtACAACCCTTCTAAATTAACCAAGAAGAGATGA